The Acidithiobacillus sp. genome contains the following window.
ACGATCCAGGGCGGCCCCAGTGCCGCCTTCTTTCTTGCGCCACTGCCGCAGCCAGCGCTCCCGCTCGGCCATCCAGCCTTTCAGCAGGCGGATCTCCTCCGTCCGCAGCGGCTGGGTGGTGGACAGCCCGCCCTTGAGCCGCTGCACCTGGAGAATCTTGCTCTCCAGGTCCACCTGGTCCATCCGCATGGCACAGGCCTCCGTCACCCGCAATCCGTGGCGGAACATCAGGAGGATCAGACAGCGGTCGCGCAGGCCGGTCCGGGGGTTGTCTTTCGTGGCCGCCAGCAGGCGATCCACCTCCAGGGTGGTGAGATGCTTTCTTTCGCCCTCTGAGGCCGTCCGGCGCTTTTTGGGAGTGGCTTCTGCTACAGATAACAGCCCTTGTCCTGCGGACGGCGATCCTGTCGGCGACCGCCCTGTTTTCCCGTCCGCCATCGCCCAAAATCTCCACCGTGATCGTAATGTCTCATCATAGCCCCTTCCGGTCCTTGCCGGGTATCTGGAGAATCAGTACATTAAGACTTCTATCATAGCTGCGCTCTTTCGCGTTGTGGGCCGCAAAAAACCGATTCTGCTCAACGTCGTCGCAATCCCGGTCGGCATCACTATCGCCGAGGCAGTGCCTATGGGTTGGCACATTTCAGGCACGGCATTTATCTTCGTGCTAGCTGGAGCGGTTGGTGTTTCGGTATTTTCCGCGCAGTTCATCAAGGTGCAGCGTAGCGCCACGAGCTTAAAGCAAGAAATGGAGCCGACGTGATTGATTGCTTGTTCTTGGACTCGGATGACCAGCGCCATTTCCCAGCGGACGTTCGGCGTATCATTCATAGCATCTGCACAGATGCTGAGCCGAAGATTCGCTCGGCTATACCGTTGTTGCCTGCGACGATCGAGTTCGCCGCTCAAACCGGTAGCCGCGTCATCCCCGAAGTCGGCTCTATCGGTATGGCAGTTTCATTGGGCAGGATCAGCTGGGTTGTAGATCCTCATCATTCTGGCGGTATCGCCGCAGTTGCACAAATGCACCTGTTCGCAATGCTGGCCCACGAGTGTCATCACCTCGCACGCGGCTGGGTCATTGAAGCGAACCCCCAGCGCCCGTACAGTATGCCGGAGGCCGTTATGAGCGAAGGTTTGGCCACGGCGTTCCAGCGCGACATTACGGGAGTAACGCCACTTTGGGGCACCTACCCAGAACAAGCATCGATATGGGTTCAAGAGCTTCTCAGCCTGCAAGCCGACGCACCATACCAGCATTGGATGTTCCAGCACCCAGATGGTCGCAAATGGATCGGCTATAAAGCGGGTACCTACCTTGCGGACAAAGCTTTTCAGTCTACCGGGCTGACTGCAGCCGAGCTTGTGTCCACACCAGCCCAGGAAATTCTGCGCATGGCCGGCGTTGAGGCGTAGTGATAATGCCGTCCAACATTTTGCAACAGCCGTTAGGCGAGGAGTAAGCGGTGATCGTTGAACGCATCTTCATCAGCCCAGAGCGCGGCGCGGATCAAGTAGAGCGCCAACACATCGCAGTTCAAGGCGGAATGGGAGTCTTAGGTGATCGGAACTTTGGGAAACGTACTCAACCGGGTCAGAACATCACATTGGTCGAAGCTGAAGAAATCGAACGCTTCTGCGCTCAGTTTTCTCGCACCACTGATCTTTCGCTCACGCGTCGAAACCTTGTAACCAGAGGAGTGAGGTTGAACGATCTGGTGAATGTTGAGTTCTCAATCGGAAATGTCAGGCTGCGCGGTATCGAACTGTGCGAACCATGCACCCTTCTTGGCAAACATTTAAGTAGCGAGTCTCTTACCCCTGCTGCGGTCATAAAGCACTGGGTTCACCGTGGCGGACTGTTTGCCGATATCCTCAGCAGTGGAGCAATCGTTCGTGGAGCTCGTATTGAAACTGACGCCTAACCCTTGCTCAGCTCAAACGTTCGGGATTCTGAAGGGGTTTTATGGGTGCGTGACAAGTCGCACTATTTCGTTACCGTAACGGATCGTTGTTCTGAACTGCGGATTGCCCATCCGCGTGTCTTGACAAGAAAAATTCTAGCATTAGGTATTACAATGCGTTCTGTCTCGTTTTTATTCACTCAAAATAGCGAGGAGCCAGGAAATGTATGAGAACCGAAATAATAAAAGCCTTGTGTGGCCGCAAGAGATACAAATTGACCCCTCTCTAAGCATTGCTATGCTGGCGGTTGAACACACGGAGAAAGTCTTTTCTTTGATCGATAAAAACAGGGATTATTTGTCCCGTTGGCTCCCATGGGTTGATGAAACACGTTGTGTTGATGATACAAGGAGTCATATTATGACAGCTCCTGTTCAGCTTCAGCAGGGAACGGATGTTAATTACGTCATTAAATTCAATCATACGATTGTGGGGCGTGTAGGTTTTCATTACTTTGAACCGTTTTCGAGCGCTGGCCGACTGGGATACTGGTTGAGCGAAAAAAGCCAAGGGCGGGGAATAATGTCACGAGTCTGTAATTATTTAACAGAAGAGGCGTTATGCCGCCAAGGTATCCGTCGTGTGGAAATTCGATGTGCAGCCGAAAATAGCCAAAGTCGGCGAATCCCTGAACGGCTTGGCTATCGTTTCCATGGGTTTTATAAGGAGGCTGAATGCCTGCAAGGGCGGTACGTTGACCATGCCGTGTACTTTGCGGAATGTGATTGGTGGGTTATCTCATGTTAGAACTACGTCACCCTGGGATCCTTGGTTTATTTTATTGTCTATCAGAATATTTATCTCACAAGCCATAAAAACTCAACTTTAAACATTCAGAAGCTATTTATTAAGATTAATAACCATGAGATAAAACACTGAGTTTGAGCGGTTGTATCAGTCATCCCGACAACGATTTCATAAATTGAGGAATATTTATTCCACAAGCTGGATTGACGAAAGGATATCAGGTTGGTTTAGGATGCAGATAGATTGTTGCAGCGATTCTGCATATTCGGCACTTTTCAGTGATCATATCGGATCAATACTTTGGCCCAATATCCATCTTTACCTTCTTTACAATTGGTAGACTGTGAAGATTCTCGAGAAGCAGCGGATTATGTGGCGGAATGTCATCAGGCATTTGCCAGGTTGAACCCTAATCTTGCTCTTGAAATTCGGCCCGCTGATGCGGAATATCTGGCGGAATGTCTGGAAACAGGAACATTGCATTTTGTTAATCTGAATAATGAGCGAATTGGTTTATTTGCTACAGCATGGATAGCAATTGAATTTATTCAGGGTTATGTTGTGGTTGAAGAAATTATTCATCCAGCCTTTCAGGGACGAGGACTCGCAAAATATGTGCAGCGTGAAGCTGCGGCACTGCTCGATAAAGCAGGTGAAGGTGAAAAGGCCATGATTGGAACTATACATGCCCATAATATTGCTTCTCGCAAAACGGCAATTGGCGCAGGTAGGCCAGGTATCTTACAATGCGAATTTATATCGTTGTAAAAAAAGGCTGAACGACTATTTCGTTCTGAGTAAGGCCACAAGCATTCTAGAGATAGTTGTATTAACAACCAAACTGGCCATAGCTAACTACGGATTGACCATCCGCTGGTCTGACCTACATGAAGGCCAGCCTACACCGGAGAGATGACGCATTGGATCGCGCTGCCTGGTGCCTCTTGCCCAAAATACGCCCAAGTTCCACTGAAAAAAAGGAGGTTAACACCGTCTCAGTCTGGTCGACTTGCCCACAGCCGTGTAGTGCGCTGCACCGCTATAACACCTGGTCAAAATTCAACGCGCACAGGTGGTCAGTTTTAAATGCGCGCCAACAAATCTGGATTTCACGATGGCGAAGCGCCGCTGATTTCTCCCGGATCCTGGTGCCTCGCGACAGATCATCAGAAAAATAGGGCTTTTGCGGCATCCGCGTCACCATCAATTGCAAAATCGGATGAAGGTCAGCTGGTGGTGTTGTGTTGGTCGCCCAGCGATAAGCGGTCCTCGTGTCCAGTATCTGTTGAAGCTCGGAAATATCCTGTGAGTCCGTGCTGTTTTGGAGCGCCCGCCGTAAATTATCGGTGCTCAGCGCATGATTGCATTTGAGGATGGCTGCCCATCCAACGTAGCCGGCCATGACGCGAGGTCAATGATGCTGGGTGGCTATGCGGGGTCTGCCGACTTTTCTGGGGGGTGGTTCTACCGCCTGACGATAGCTATAAAGCCATGCAAGCACATCATCGCGCAAATAACGTGGCGCTTTGGAACACGGTAGATAGGTGGCTTTCGGTAGCTTGTGAGGTGCGACGGACGCAATGTTTTGGACCGTTTTCTTACTGAGAAGGAGTAGGTTGGCTAGTCCTTGTTGATCTAATACAAGCGGGACAGCCAGTCGGTCAGGGTCACTGTCGCCATCCCCCTCCCCTTTGGCGGGCGCGGCACCACGATGCTGGCTGCGCGGCCGTCTAACGGACGCCGCGGTTTTTTGGTCTACGGCAGCCGCCTTCGCCTTTTGAGCGATCCGTTTTTTTGCGCAAGACTGTATCTCTTGCACGCGATGGTGATGAAGGATTTTCTGGTCGCCCTCGATTTCCTGTCGAACCTCATACTCTTCCTGACCCAACAAGCCGTATTGGTCGATTTCTTTTGGTTTTCTGCGTGGTGATGTCTTTCCTTTCGGCGGCGGTGGGGCCTTGGAAAAGACAATGGCTGATAGGTTCTCTACTGGCATGGCGCTGCTCCGTATTATCGCGGGGGTATGAAGCAGATTTGGCGTGGCCTCTGGAAAAGAGACTGGCTCATGCCTGGAGAAACGTGCGGTCCCCTGCCACGCCGAATCTGCCTCATTTGTCAGGCTACCAGAACAAATTCCGACTTCGAAACAGTTAACGTATGGCAGATGACGGGCGGGATTGGTGGTGATGAAAGGTTGGACGCACACTCACAAACGACGCCATCAATATACCTGGCTGCCCACCAATTTGCGGGACAATTGCGGGACAGTGGAGGCAGGAAACGCTGGGAACATTAGGGAATAATGATTAATGTATGTCGTTGTTTTTTATGCATACAATTCACTTTTATGGCTGACAAAAAGGGATATTATTCGGATTGTGATTCCGGTTGTCGCGGGTTCGAGCCCCGTCAGCCACCCCAATAAAATCAAGGCTCTAGACGAAAGTCTGGGGTCTTTTCTTTGCCAAATTGATTTTGCGCTGCACTTATGCGGCACTTTCTTACGTTGGCTGCACCTTGACTGCAGCGCAAGTAAGAACGCACACATGGCGACGATCAACCCCCGTAGGGACCAAGACGGGCATATCATCGCTGGCAGGCCATCATCCGGCGCAAAGGCCACCCGGCCCGGACCAAGACCTGCCGGGCCACGGCGGAAGCGCTGGACTGGGCGCGTATTGAGGAATCCGAGATGGGACATCCACCCGGGAGAGGGATGCGGGCCATTACCAGCGTCACCGGCCCGAGCGATTGCTCGGGTCTTCCATCACCTAGTCGTTAGATTCTCGCCAACAATACGATCCCGATGAGAATCGGGACGGCGAGCAGTACCGCGCGCCACAGCGGCACGAAATACGGAGTTTCACCGGATGATCGGTGCGACTTGTAGCCATGAATCATGGCCGACACCAGGTTCTCTCCGCGAACCAGGCGGTAGAATACGATCGCGGTGAGATGCAGACTAATGAGGAGCAAAAGGAGATTGAAATTGTCGGCGTGCCAATGTGCGAAACGCCGTCCGGTCGTGTAAGAGACCCACTGGGACAATGGACCTGAGGAGCCGCCGTCGTTATTGACCGCGAATAGACCGAGAATCGTTTGCAGCAGCAAAAGGCTCAGCATTACGATGATACTGAGTGCACCCAGCGGATTGTGACCGAGTGACTCGTAGCGATCGCGATCGCAGAGCTTGCGGGCATAGCGCCAGACGCCCGCGGGTCCGCGAACGAAACTGCTGAACCTGGCAGTCTGTCCGCCGCAAAAACCCCACAAAATCCGAAAAGACACGACACCGAGGACTCCGTAGCCGGCGAACAGGTGCCATCGCATGTGATCGGTGTCCGCGGTCCACCAGCAGGTCGCGAACAGAATCAGGATGCTCCAGTGCCAGATCCTCGTCGGCAGATCCCAGACTCGAACGCGCTTTCGAACTGAACTCCCCGTATTGACCATGCATCACCACCAGTTGCTGTGCGTGCGGAAAACCCGATGGCAACTGTCGCAGGACTGACCGAGTCTCCTGGTTTCCAATGCGAGCGCGTGCAGGTCGTGGCCTGCGGCGTCCCGCGTCATGTTTTGTGCGCTGATTCGCATTCTCTGTGCGGCCTGGGCGAACGCAGCGGGTTTCGCCCAGATTTCCCGGCTCGCTCGGGTGCCGGCCCCATGCCCTTTCCCGCTGCCCGCAGGAAACCATGTGGGCAGGGAATCGGCGAGCACGGCAATTTGCCTCGCGTCCACTTGGATCAGGCGCCAATTCAGGTGCGAGCGATCCATCTGATCCCGCAGAAGCTTGTCGGTCCTGCCGAGTGTCCTGAAGTGCACCTTGCGTGCGTGGATGATTTGCGCGATGCCGGTGGCATTGGCGCCACCCGCAAAACTCATCAGCAGCGCGACGCTTATCCATAAGAGCGGATCGCGGAGGCGGCAGGTTCGAAAGCCGTTAAAACCCATGGTGCTCTATCCTTGATGTGGAGTAGACAGGCGGGCTGCATAGCCACCCGGTGAATGATCTTCGAAATAAACCATTCATAAATTAAATGAATTGACCTGAGCTTGTAAATAAGGGTCGCCTTGGTCCGGCGCATGCTGAGGGTACCATACGTCGTGGGATCAAGACCAATGGAGCTCACCCACCGATCAACGATCCTGGCATATTGACGGGTGGACAGATGTGGGGATGCCCTTAGCCGGCTGGGAAAAAGATACTGCTCTGCCTCCATTGAGCTCTGATCGGCGGTACCAGACTGTAAGCGGCCATCCAGTTTTCGTTGGCGACGGGCGGGGTAATGCGTTCCTTGAATCAGGCACCCAGCCGAAACCGACAACTAGACAATACCATCCGAAAGCATAGTACCATTGGTTTTATCTACCCTTCATCACTGCTACGCTGGAGTCGACCTTGGCCCCGTCCCTCTCCACGAACACCCTCTGAGATCACGCTATGCGCATAGACCGCCTGGATCATGTCGTCCTGACCGTGGTGGATATATCTGTTACGATCGACTTCTATTCACGGGTATTGGGCATGCAGGAAATCACCTTTGGTGACCAGCGAAGGGCCTTGGCCTTTGGGCAGCAAAAAATCAACCTGCATTCGGCAGGGCGTCCCATCGCTCCGCATGCGGCCAGTCCCACTCCCGGGTCGGCGGATTTATGCTTCATCGTGGCCGGTGGTATCGAAGAAGTGCTCGCCCATCTGCAGGTCTGCGGAGTTGCCCTGGAAGCCGGTCCGGTGCCCCGCACTGGAGCCACGGGGCCGATCACCTCTGTCTACTTTCGAGATCCCGATGGCAATTTGCTGGAGGTGGCCACGTATGATCAGCCGATACAACTGTCATGACCGGTAATTCGCGCGTCGCACTGGTTACCGGCGCCACCTCCGGCATTGGTCTGGCTATCGCGCAGCGTTTGACGCAGGCGGGATATTGGGTGGCCCTGCATTCCCGCACCTCCTCCGCTGCGGGTCTACAAGCGGCGGCAATGCTGGCGGGTGCCCACTATTTTCAGGCAGACTTGCTGGAGGATGGTGAGCGCCGGGATCTGATCAATCAGGTGTATACGCACTATGGTCGGCTCGACGTGCTGGTCAATAACGCGGGTGAGTCCAGCATGATTCCGCATGATGATCTACAGGCCGCGACACCCGATATCTGGCACCGCCTCTACGAACTCCATGTGGTGGCGCCCTGGCAACTCGTCGCGCTGAGTGAACCCTATCTGCGCGCGGCATCGACGGCCGAACACCCGGCATCGGTGTTAAATATCAGTTCCCATGCCGGCGTCCGACCCAAGGGGGCTTCCATACCTTACGCCGCCAGCAAGGCCGCATTGATCCATGTCACCCGCTTACTCGCCAAAACCTTGGGACCCGATATCCGGGTGAACGCTATCGCACCGGGGCTGGTGGATACGCCGCTGACCGAAGATTGGGCGACCATTCGCGAACAATGGATTCGCGATGCCCCCATGGGTCGGAGTGCGCGCCCTGGCGACGTCGCGGATGTTGCCATGATGCTGACTGAATCGAGCTATCTGACGGGAGAGGTGATTGTGGTGGATGGCGGGATGAACCTTATTTAACCAGCCCCAATCGATGAAAAATCCGTCAAAAGAGGTGCATATGATTTACACAGTTGAATGCAGCTTTACCGACCCGTCTGCAGAGGATGAATGGAATGCCTTTTACAGCAATGAAAAGTTGCCCGCGTTAATTTCTGTTAGGGGGTTTCTCACATCCCAACGATTTAAATTGTCCGATGGAATACCTTCTGCGCCAACTTATCTCGCTATTCACACTATCGCCAATGAGGGGGTTCTTGAAAGCGCTGATTATCACCAAAATGGTGGCGGCAATTTTGCAAAGTGGCAACCCATGATTACAGATTGGCATAGGAATATTTATGGAGGGATCGATCTGTTCGCAAATGTCACAAATGAACAGCGATTGTTAATTAGCAACGAAAGCGGTGACGCATTAAGAGCGCTTGGGTTTCAAGTTCTGCATCTATGGGCAACAGGACTTGATCGGACGCCAATGGAACGTTGGGTGGCGATTTCCGGCAATCTACCAGATCCTGCCCATCATCTGAAAGCAGGTGGAGTATGTATATACGTCCCTATGGGAAGTCAATTACAGAGTGATTCCACGTAATTATCATACGCAGAACAAATGAATTGTGATTTTGCACTCTATGGCGCATCGCGGTGAACGTAATGGATTATTTCACAACGACGAAGGACGGCCATGCATCAGATCGTGACACAGATTGATATTGCGGCATCACCGGAGCGTGTGTGGTCCATCCTCATGGATTTCCCCGCCTATCCGCAATGGAATCCCTTCATTCGCTCGCTTTCCGGAGTGGCGAAGCCGGGAGAGAAGCTGCGTGCGACCATTCAACCCGAGGAACGCCGGGCCATGACCATCCGGCCGAAGGTACTGAAGGCAGCAGATCAACAAGAACTGCGCTGGCTGGGCCGCTTGGGGTTTCCCGGTCTCTTTGACGGCGAGCACTACTTTCAACTCACCACGATCGGTAATGGGTATACGCGGTTCACCCAGGGAGAGCGATTCTCAGGCATTCTGGTGGGCATGTTCGTATCCAGCATGAAAGCAGCGACAAAAGCGGGTTTTAATGCGATGAATCAGGCATTGAAGAATCGCGCGGAGGCAAATGACCATATTGGCCACGCACATGATGATATCTCCAAGGATCGGTACTGACATGGACACCCGAAAACTGCTGCTCACCGCGCAGGAGATTGATCAGATGAAGGGCGAACATAAGGTCCATTTTCTCAATCCCAGCGCCGTTCGTATCAATAGGTCTTTGGGCGATGCGGTAGGACTCCGGCACATGGGTATACATCTCATCCAGATAGAGCCGGGTAAAGAGAGTGCCGAGTACCACCGGCATCATTATGAAGAAGAGGCCGTGTACGTGCTGTCTGGTAAGGGCATGCTCACCATGGAAGGGGATCAGTATCCCATCGCCCCGGGTGACTTCGTCGGTTTTCCTTGCCATACCGTCGCGCACAGCATCATCAACGATGGAACGGAAACACTCGAGTGCCTGGTCATCGGTCAGCGACTGGATCAGGATGTCGCGGATTACCCGAATCAGCATAAACGCCTATACCGTAATAATGGGGAATGGAATCTGGTGGATATGGCAGATATCCGTGTATTGCGCGAATCCACGCAGAAATAACAGGAAAGCTATGAAACCCGCAAAATTCGATACCCAGCCGTCGCAGCACTTCCTGATGGAAAGCGCCACCGTAGATTATGCGCATGCCGATATCCGTAAGTTGGCGGCCGCGCTGTCTTCTGACGATCCAACGGCAACCGCCAGGCGTTGCTTCGAATGGGTACGCGATCACATTGCGCACAGCATGGATTTTCACCGGGAAGAAGTGACCTGCGCAGCGTCGGATGTGTTGCAGCAAGGCACTGGCCTATGCACCGCGAAAAGTCATCTGCTCGTGGCCTTATGGCGCGCCAACCAAATCCCTGCAGGATTTTGTTATCAACGACTGACGCTGGATGGCCCTAATCCGCCCTACTGTACACACGGCTTCACCGCCGTCTGGCTGGACGACTGGGGCTGGTATCGTTGTGATGCGCGCGGCAACAGCAAACCCGGGATCCACTGCGAATTCACGCCCGGCCAAGAGAACCTGGCCTATCCGACTATGTATAACGGCGAGCAGACCTATCCGGATATTTGGGCGGAGCCCTGGCCGGATTTGCTCACCGCCATGGAAAAGCTGCAAAACATATCGCAGTATCGGAGCCATCCCATTGACGCCTGCCCACCCGCCGCGGATTTGTGCGTAAGCGAGCCTACGGGAATGAACATACAGAGCGCGGAGACCGACCATGTATTGCCCTGACCCGTTTGCGGAAACCCGCCCGGAAATCCTGCGGGCGCTGATTCAGCGTTATCCCCTCGCAACACTGGTCAGTGTGGGTGCCAATGGTCTGGAGGCAAATCATATTCCCTTGTACCTCGCACCCGACGAAGGACCGCAACCGGTGCTGCAAGGCCATGTGGCACGCGCTAATCCCCTGTGGCGGGAGGTGTCCCCGGACAATGAGGTGCTGGTCATCTTTCAGGGGCCGCAACACTACATCAGCCCCTCGTGGTACGCGACCAAGGCGGAAACCGGCAAGGTGGTGCCTACCTGGAACTATGCTGTCGTCCATGCTTACGGTCGGTTGCACGTCAGGGACGATCCCGCTTGGGTACGGCAACAGATGGTCGCCCTGACCGCGCAGCAGGAGAACGGCTTTACCCTGCCCTGGCGGGTGGAGGATGCGCCCCAGGACTTTACGGAGCGGCTCATCCAGCAGGTGGTGGGCATAGAAATCCCCATCTCCCGCTGGGTGGGCAAGTGGAAGGTCAGCCAGAACCAGCCGCTTTGCAACCGTGACAGTGTCGTTGCGCACCTGGCGCAGCAAAAACAGCCTGATTCTGAGGCCATGGCTGAATATGTTCTGGTCGGCCTGAAAGGCGGCAAGAGAGACCATCCTTGATGACGATTACCGTGGGTTTTCTGGTGTTCCCAGGGATTCAGCTGCTGGATCTGGCAGGTCCCTATGAGATTTTTTTGGCAGTGCACGAGGGATGATTGCGGAGCGTGGACCATTGCTACCCGAGATAGTGATTCGACTGTTGGCGAAGGATGAACTGGCAATGATCTTGCCGCTGGTACAGGAGCTCAACCCTGGCGTGCCGCCGGCTGTGCTCGCGCAAAGACTTCAGGATATGACCGCACAGGGATATCGATGCGCTGCCGCTTTTGCGGATGATTGCTGTATCGGTGTGGCGGGTATCTGGCTGGGAACGCGTTTTTGGTGTGGACGCTATCTGGACGTCGACAACGTGATCGTCGCCCCGCAGTATCGAGGTATCGGTATCGGTCAACAGCTTATGGATTGGGTAGAGACCTACGCGCACAAAGAGGGCTGCGAGATCATGGTGCTGGATGCTTACGTCACCAATCATCCTGCGCACAGGTTTTATCAGCGCAACGGTTACCAGATCGTCGGCCACCACTTCGTCAAATCATTGCGGTCCACCGGATGACCCACGAAAGCAGGCTGGGCGGTTTTGAGATACCCTGAATCTCGTGGACACTCTCGATTGGATATAATGGATCGAAGAGGATTTCATGGTATTGGGAACACACCCTCAAATACGAAAAAACCCCGCCGAAGAATCGACGGGGTCCCATCACAAACAACCGGCGCGAGAATTACTTCATCATCGCCTTTTTGAACATCCGCTCCACCTTCTCATTGGCTTCGTCGGCCTTCTGATTGGCGGCGTTGGCCGTGCTCATCGCCTGATCCGCAGTGCTCTGCGCGGCGTTAGCCTTGCTCAGCGCGTCCGTCGCGGTGCTCTGCGCGGCATTGGCCTTGGCCAAGGCCTCGTTGGCGGTGGACTGTGCGGCGTCGGCCTTGGCAGCAACCTTGTCGAGGTCAGAGGTGGTCGCACAACCGGCCAGGCCCAAGGGCAAAATCAGCGCAGTTACTTTCAAAGCGGTGGTGAACTTGCTCATAGCAGTCTCCTTTGTTGGGTTGGATAACGAGCAGACAAAGCATAGCTAAAAAAACAACAACACGCCAGTCTGCAAGCGTGTTTTTTCAGTGGCGGCTACAATCTCGCGCATTGAATACCTGCATATACATCCAGGCAGCAGCTTAGTCCACTATTACGAGCATCTGACAAAAAGGCACAACCCCTTCAATCGATCCGACCACACTCGGCCGACCCTCCCGTACCTAACAGGATACGCCCCAAACACACCATCTAACTGACTGTTTACACTTAAATAAAATTATGTCCTTGATTTTTTCCACATTTTTTGTAAAATGCTGTTCCGTTTCATATTTTGAGAAAAACGCCAGCGACGTTGAAGCTGGGGGGTAGGTCACCACAGGCCAGCTCAAATAAGGAGATAGACTTGATACGACGATTATCTGCCGGTATGAGCATCGCTTTATTCGCATTTTTGCTGCCCAACGCCTTGGCACCCAATCCAAGCGAATTACCAATACCACTGCCCAACAAGCCATTAGAAGATGTTAACAACCATCAGCGGATGGACAGTCAGTCATCCATCTCCTCAGGAGAATCTGCTCAGCCTGAACGCAGCGACGGTGCGCTCCTCATGCGGCAAAAAGTGTTTTACCTGCGGCGATTAACCGCTTACAACGCACTTCCCGACCAAACCAGCAGTGATCCAGATATTGCGGCCTGCGGCCCTAACCGGCCCAATCAGATCGCGCTTTCGCAGGATTTGTTTTTCCTCAAGAATGGGAGCAACCGCTGTGGTGAACACATAGATATCATTTTGCATTCTGGGCGGGTGATTCATGGTGTGGTCTGGGACACCATGAATTCCCGGTATCACATGGCTGCCGACATTCTGATGGGTAGTGTCCAGCGCGCTATGGACTTCGGGGTAAAGCAGGCAAAATTGCGTTTCGTACGCTCGCGAGCACCGTCGACTAACGGCCTCTGAACGACAACAAGGCCTGCCTTGGCAAACGATTATCGCCCACTGCCGGGCCCGGCCGCCATCATTGCCTCCACATCGGCTATGCGCTTTGGCACTTCGTCTGAAAGGATATCCGGCCCGTTGGCAGTCACCAGCACGTCGTCCTCAATACGAATCCCGATACCGCGCCAACGCTCAGGAACCGACGGATTGTCCGGGGAGAAGTACAGGCCTGGTTCTACCGTCAGTACCATCCCCGCCTCCAGTTTCCGCCAGGACTGATCCGCGCTGCGATAATGGCCGACGTCGTGGACATCCATGCCCAACCAGTGCCCTGTCCGGTGCATATAGAAGGCCTTATAGTTGCCCTGCTCAATAATTCCATCGCGACTACCAGCAAGTATTTTCAGATCCAGCAGGCCGTCCACAAGTACCTTGACGGCCTCGTCATGATAATCCGCAACCGGGCGTCCTGCCTGTACGACCGCGATTCCCGCTTCCTGACTGGCCAGAACGACTTCGTAAATTTCCCGTTGTGCGGGACTGAAAACGCCGTTGACCGGCAAGGTTCGGGTGATATCGCCCGCGTAGGCCCCCACCTCTGCGCCGGCGTCGATC
Protein-coding sequences here:
- a CDS encoding cupin domain-containing protein translates to MDTRKLLLTAQEIDQMKGEHKVHFLNPSAVRINRSLGDAVGLRHMGIHLIQIEPGKESAEYHRHHYEEEAVYVLSGKGMLTMEGDQYPIAPGDFVGFPCHTVAHSIINDGTETLECLVIGQRLDQDVADYPNQHKRLYRNNGEWNLVDMADIRVLRESTQK
- a CDS encoding transglutaminase family protein, yielding MKPAKFDTQPSQHFLMESATVDYAHADIRKLAAALSSDDPTATARRCFEWVRDHIAHSMDFHREEVTCAASDVLQQGTGLCTAKSHLLVALWRANQIPAGFCYQRLTLDGPNPPYCTHGFTAVWLDDWGWYRCDARGNSKPGIHCEFTPGQENLAYPTMYNGEQTYPDIWAEPWPDLLTAMEKLQNISQYRSHPIDACPPAADLCVSEPTGMNIQSAETDHVLP
- a CDS encoding FMN-binding negative transcriptional regulator, coding for MYCPDPFAETRPEILRALIQRYPLATLVSVGANGLEANHIPLYLAPDEGPQPVLQGHVARANPLWREVSPDNEVLVIFQGPQHYISPSWYATKAETGKVVPTWNYAVVHAYGRLHVRDDPAWVRQQMVALTAQQENGFTLPWRVEDAPQDFTERLIQQVVGIEIPISRWVGKWKVSQNQPLCNRDSVVAHLAQQKQPDSEAMAEYVLVGLKGGKRDHP
- a CDS encoding GNAT family N-acetyltransferase; this translates as MIAERGPLLPEIVIRLLAKDELAMILPLVQELNPGVPPAVLAQRLQDMTAQGYRCAAAFADDCCIGVAGIWLGTRFWCGRYLDVDNVIVAPQYRGIGIGQQLMDWVETYAHKEGCEIMVLDAYVTNHPAHRFYQRNGYQIVGHHFVKSLRSTG
- a CDS encoding Lpp/OprI family alanine-zipper lipoprotein — translated: MSKFTTALKVTALILPLGLAGCATTSDLDKVAAKADAAQSTANEALAKANAAQSTATDALSKANAAQSTADQAMSTANAANQKADEANEKVERMFKKAMMK